CGGTGCCGACCGGGTGGACGCCGAGACCGAGGCGGCCCGGGTGCTCCCCGTCATCCGCGAACTGGCCGCCCACGGCGTACCGATGAGCATCGACACGTACCGTGCCAGTGTCGCGGCGGCGGCGCTGGAGGCAGGAGCGACGGTCGTCAACGACGTCTCCGGTGGGCTCGCCGATCCGGACATGGCCCGGGTGGTCGCCGACGCGGGTTGCCCCTGGGTCCTGATGCACTGGCGCGGCCACGCCAAGCAGATGCGGGACCTGGCCAACTACACCGACGTGGTGACCGACGTGAAGGCCGAGCTGGGCCAGCGGATCGCGGACGCGTTGGCGGCGGGCGTCGCCGCCGACCGGATCGTGGTCGACCCCGGCCTCGGGTTCGCCAAGGGGGCGGCCGACAACTGGCAGCTCACCGCCCGGCTCCCCGAACTGCTCGCGCTCGGCTTCCCGTTGCTCTTCGCCGCGAGCCGGAAGTCGTACCTGGGGGCGCTGCTCGCCGACCCGGACGGCACCCCCCGCCCGACCGACGAACGCGCGGCGGCGACCGTCGCCACCAGCGTGCTCGCGGTCGCCGCCGGCGCCTGGGGCGTACGGGTGCACGACGTACGCGGCACCGCGGACGCGCTCGCCGTCTGGGAGGCGAGCGGTCGACCCCGACTGGCCGTACCGGGGGCGACCCGATGACGGACCGGATCACCCTGACCGGCCTGCGCGCCCGTGGCCACCACGGTGTCTTCGACTTCGAACGGGCCCAGGGGCAGGACTTCCTCGTCGACGTGGTGTTGGAGCTGGACCTCGGCCCGGCGGCCCGCTCCGACGAGGTGACCGACACCGTGCACTACGGCGAGTTGGCGGACGTGCTGGTCGGGATCATCGGTGGCGAGCCGGTGAACCTGATCGAGACGCTGGCGGAGCGGCTCGCCGCAGCCTGTCTCGCCGACCCTCGGGTGCAGGTCGCGACGGTGACCGTACACAAGCCACAGGCGCCGATCCGGCACGAGTTCGCCGACGTCGCCGTCACGCTGACCAGGCGGAGGTGAGCGGTGAGCCAGGTGGTGTTCTCGCTCGGCAGCAATCTCGGTGACCGGCTCGGGCACCTGCGTTCGGCCGTGACGGCACTCCAGGACGTACTGCTGGTTGTCTCCGGGGTCTACGAGACGCCGCCGTGGGGCGACCCGGACCAGCCGGCGTACCTCAATGCCGCGCTGCTGGCCGCGGACCCGGCGGCCGCGCCCCGGGACTGGCTGGAGCGGGCCCGTGGGATCGAGGAGGCCGCCGGCCGGGTCCGTGACCCGGCCCGCCGGTACGGCCCCCGCAGCCTGGACGTCGACGTGATCGGGGTCTGGACCGACGCGGGCGAACCGGTGTTCAGTGACGACCCCGAGTTGACCCTTCCGCATCCTCGGGCGCATCAGCGGGCGTTCGTGCTGCGTCCGTGGATTGACATCCAGCCGTACGGCAAGCTCCCCGGCCACGGCTGGCTGACCGATCTGATGAGCACCGAGCCGGTCGCGACCGACGTCCTGGACGTGCGTGCCCGGCCCGATCTCCAGTTAGAGTCGATATGAGGAACGAGTCGGCCGGAGGGTCGCGGAACGCGCCGGCCACGGGTGCGGCCCGGCTGAGCGAGCGGATCGCCGCGGCCGAACAGAGCGAGGAGACGCCCATGACCGAGCGGCAGTCCCCACCGCGCGGGCCGACGGACGAACGCCCCCGGATGGGCCCCACCCGGCTGGCCACCCTGGTGGTCGCCGCGCTGGCCTCGGCCGCCCTGGCCTGGCTGCTGGTCAGCCTCTTCTACGCCGACATCCCACCGCTTCCGTGGCTGCCCCCGGCGACCATCGCCGCACTCGCGGTCCTGGAGGGGTACGCGGCGATCAACACCCGGGCGCGGATCGAGCGTCGGCCCGGTCGGGACCCGGTCGACCCGCTCGCGGTGGCGCGTTTTGTCGTGCTGGCCAAGGCATCGTCGCTGGCCGGGGCGATCTTCGCCGGGTTCTACGCCGGCCTGGACGCCTGGCTACTGGTCGAACCGACCCGGGCGGCGGGCAACGACGTGCCCGCGGCGACCGCCGGACTGGTGGCCTCGTTGGGGCTGGTCGTGGCGGCGCTACTGCTGGAACGGTCCGGTCGGGTGCCGAAGCGTCCCGGCGACGATCGGGAAAACGACGAGCGCCAGGACTGACGGCCGAACCCAGAAGTGGCGTCCGCAGGGGGTGACGGCGGTGCCGGATCCGAGTAGCGTGCCTGCGACCGGTGGAAACGTGAGTTCCGTCGGGTCGGGTCCGGCGCTGTGACCGGCTCGGGCCCCAGCGACCGTCGAGGGGCTGGGATGGTCGGCACGACGACCGCGGGAGGCGCGCGAGATGGCGTACGACGAGTCGATCTATCGGCGGCACGAGTCAGCCGGCTCGGAGCCGGCCGGCGCGGGCGCGCGAGATGACTCCTGGTACGACGAGCGTGGTTACGCCGATGAGCGGACCGCTCGCCCCGACCCCGGCTACGCCGCCGGTTACGCGGCTGACGACTACACCGCCGGCTACCCCGCCGACGAGTACACCGGCAACTACCGCAGGGGTTCGACGACAGCGCAGTTCTCCGATGCGCCCGAGCCGATGGCGCCGACCCGGCCCGG
The Micromonospora pisi DNA segment above includes these coding regions:
- a CDS encoding DUF3180 domain-containing protein; translated protein: MTERQSPPRGPTDERPRMGPTRLATLVVAALASAALAWLLVSLFYADIPPLPWLPPATIAALAVLEGYAAINTRARIERRPGRDPVDPLAVARFVVLAKASSLAGAIFAGFYAGLDAWLLVEPTRAAGNDVPAATAGLVASLGLVVAALLLERSGRVPKRPGDDRENDERQD
- the folK gene encoding 2-amino-4-hydroxy-6-hydroxymethyldihydropteridine diphosphokinase, giving the protein MSQVVFSLGSNLGDRLGHLRSAVTALQDVLLVVSGVYETPPWGDPDQPAYLNAALLAADPAAAPRDWLERARGIEEAAGRVRDPARRYGPRSLDVDVIGVWTDAGEPVFSDDPELTLPHPRAHQRAFVLRPWIDIQPYGKLPGHGWLTDLMSTEPVATDVLDVRARPDLQLESI
- the folB gene encoding dihydroneopterin aldolase codes for the protein MTDRITLTGLRARGHHGVFDFERAQGQDFLVDVVLELDLGPAARSDEVTDTVHYGELADVLVGIIGGEPVNLIETLAERLAAACLADPRVQVATVTVHKPQAPIRHEFADVAVTLTRRR
- the folP gene encoding dihydropteroate synthase, yielding MGVLNVTPDSFSDGGRYADLEAAVRHGLRMRHEGARLIDVGGESTRPGADRVDAETEAARVLPVIRELAAHGVPMSIDTYRASVAAAALEAGATVVNDVSGGLADPDMARVVADAGCPWVLMHWRGHAKQMRDLANYTDVVTDVKAELGQRIADALAAGVAADRIVVDPGLGFAKGAADNWQLTARLPELLALGFPLLFAASRKSYLGALLADPDGTPRPTDERAAATVATSVLAVAAGAWGVRVHDVRGTADALAVWEASGRPRLAVPGATR